The following are encoded together in the Glycine max cultivar Williams 82 chromosome 8, Glycine_max_v4.0, whole genome shotgun sequence genome:
- the LOC100806747 gene encoding uncharacterized protein isoform X2 has translation MLGYDDDDIDVFFDSVDSLSAQDSVLGKEGFDSERCGYDEIWVKEPVSVKERRERFLQGLGLADAASKVCSQEKMSFDDSSISLGLERIRECSGAISNACILHTDPVVSEKLILSGGKAASEEKVYLDEVKGCSQDEADANFQGKVHEFSSTAEEHRPREADSQEEFQDFNMSKRKRKNWWKRFVNIRKGGEGNAGTNKTRRIKVRQNKKRWLEFSGLYLGQEVRAHKGLIWKMKFSPCGQYLASGGEDGVVCIWRVTSLDKSSICSTTEDSTSNSKVECDNSSPRNKHSSQPFIFLPNSIFQIEESPLQEFFGHSSDVLDLAWSNSDILLSSSMDKTVRLWQIGCNQCLNVFHHNDYVTCIQFNPVDENYFISGSIDGKVRIWGIREERVIDWADIRDVISAISYQQDGKGFVVGSVTGTCCFYVASGTYFQLEAQIDVHGKKKVSGNKITGIQFSQKNSQRIMITSEDSKICIFDGTELVQKYKGLPKSGSQMSGSFTSSGKNIISVGEDSHVYIWNFDDMGNASSKQTKSERSCEYFFSKGVTVAIPWSGMKADQRDSSGNYSHRSSEMPTQQLEVAPETRDHELFSLGNWFTTDGSCRGSMTWPEEKLPSWDLPIAEEDQQLSHKDNCHDRSVSETWGLSIVAAGCDGTIKTFHNFGLPVRL, from the exons ATGCTGGGCTATGATGATGACGATATCGATGTGTTCTTTGACTCAGTGGATAGTTTGTCAGCTCAAGATTCTGTTTTAGGCAAAGAAGGGTTTGATTCTGAAAGGTGTGGTTATGACGAAATTTGGGTGAAGGAGCCTGTTAGTGTGAAGGAGAGGAGGGAACGTTTTCTGCAGGGTTTGGGTTTAGCTGATGCTGCTTCCAAGGTTTGTTCACAAGAGAAAATGAGCTTTGATGATTCGTCCATCAGCTTGGGATTGGAGAGGATCAGGGAGTGCAGTGGGGCAATCTCAAATGCTTGCATTTTGCATACTGATCCAGTAGTATCTGAGAAGTTGATTCTCTCAGGAGGCAAAGCAGCTTCTGAAGAAAAAGTCTATTTGGATGAAGTGAAAGGGTGTTCCCAAGATGAAGCAGATGCAAACTTTCAAGGGAAAGTGCATGAGTTCTCTTCTACAGCTGAGGAGCACAGACCCAGAGAAGCTGATTCACAAGAAGAATTTCAGGATTTTAATATGAgtaaaagaaagaggaaaaactgGTGGAAGCGCTTTGTGAACATCAGGAAAGGCGGTGAAGGAAATGCAGGGACAAATAAAACTCGAAGAATAAAGGTGAGGCAGAATAAAAAGAGGTGGCTGGAGTTCAGTGGCCTATACCTTGGACAAGAGGTTAGAGCACACAAAGGCCTAATCTGGAAAATGAAATTTAGTCCCTGTGGTCAGTATTTAGCAAGTGGAGGTGAAGATGGTGTTGTTTGCATATGGCGTGTTACATCACTGGATAAGTCCAGTATTTGTTCCACCACAGAAGACAGTACTTCTAATAGTAAAGTGGAATGTGACAACTCTTCTCCTCGGAACAAACACTCAAGTCAACCCTTCATTTTCCTTCCAAATAGTATTTTTCAAATTGAGGAATCACCACTGCAAGAATTCTTTGGTCATTCCAGTGATGTCTTGGATTTGGCTTGGTCTAATTCAGAT ATTCTCCTTTCATCTTCTATGGACAAGACTGTCCGCTTGTGGCAAATTGGTTGTAATCAATGTCTAAATGTTTTCCATCACAATGACTATG TGACATGCATTCAGTTCAACCCTGTTGATGAAAATTACTTCATTAGTGGGTCCATTGATGGTAAGGTTCGAATATGGGGGATACGTGAAGAGCGAGTTATTGACTGGGCAGATATACGAGATGTCATAAGTGCTATAAGTTACCAGCAAGATGGGAAA GGATTTGTAGTTGGTTCTGTTACAGGCACTTGTTGTTTTTATGTTGCTTCTG GAACATATTTCCAGCTTGAGGCACAGATAGATGTCCATGGAAAAAAGAAAGTGTCAGGCAACAAGATTACCGGCATTCAG TTCTCCCAAAAAAACAGTCAGAGAATAATGATCACATCAGAAGATtctaaaatttgtatatttgatgGCACTGAGCTTGTTCAGAAATACAAAG GTCTTCCTAAGTCAGGAAGTCAGATGTCTGGTTCATTTACATCAAGTGGAAAAAATATAATCTCAGTTGGAGAGGACTCCCATGTATATATTTGGAACTTTGATGACATGGGAAATGCTTCTTCGAAACAGACGAAATCTGAACGCTCCTGTGAGTACTTTTTCTCTAAAGGTGTTACTGTTGCAATACCTTGGTCAGGAATGAAAGCAGATCAAAGGGACTCTAGTGGTAATTATTCCCACCGTTCTTCAGAAATGCCAACCCAACAGCTAGAGGTTGCCCCTGAGACTAGAGATCACGAACTTTTTTCTCTTGGTAATTGGTTCACCACTGATGGCTCGTGTCGAGGTTCTATGACTTGGCCTGAGGAGAAACTTCCTAGCTGGGATT
- the LOC100806747 gene encoding uncharacterized protein isoform X1 encodes MLGYDDDDIDVFFDSVDSLSAQDSVLGKEGFDSERCGYDEIWVKEPVSVKERRERFLQGLGLADAASKVCSQEKMSFDDSSISLGLERIRECSGAISNACILHTDPVVSEKLILSGGKAASEEKVYLDEVKGCSQDEADANFQGKVHEFSSTAEEHRPREADSQEEFQDFNMSKRKRKNWWKRFVNIRKGGEGNAGTNKTRRIKVRQNKKRWLEFSGLYLGQEVRAHKGLIWKMKFSPCGQYLASGGEDGVVCIWRVTSLDKSSICSTTEDSTSNSKVECDNSSPRNKHSSQPFIFLPNSIFQIEESPLQEFFGHSSDVLDLAWSNSDILLSSSMDKTVRLWQIGCNQCLNVFHHNDYAVTCIQFNPVDENYFISGSIDGKVRIWGIREERVIDWADIRDVISAISYQQDGKGFVVGSVTGTCCFYVASGTYFQLEAQIDVHGKKKVSGNKITGIQFSQKNSQRIMITSEDSKICIFDGTELVQKYKGLPKSGSQMSGSFTSSGKNIISVGEDSHVYIWNFDDMGNASSKQTKSERSCEYFFSKGVTVAIPWSGMKADQRDSSGNYSHRSSEMPTQQLEVAPETRDHELFSLGNWFTTDGSCRGSMTWPEEKLPSWDLPIAEEDQQLSHKDNCHDRSVSETWGLSIVAAGCDGTIKTFHNFGLPVRL; translated from the exons ATGCTGGGCTATGATGATGACGATATCGATGTGTTCTTTGACTCAGTGGATAGTTTGTCAGCTCAAGATTCTGTTTTAGGCAAAGAAGGGTTTGATTCTGAAAGGTGTGGTTATGACGAAATTTGGGTGAAGGAGCCTGTTAGTGTGAAGGAGAGGAGGGAACGTTTTCTGCAGGGTTTGGGTTTAGCTGATGCTGCTTCCAAGGTTTGTTCACAAGAGAAAATGAGCTTTGATGATTCGTCCATCAGCTTGGGATTGGAGAGGATCAGGGAGTGCAGTGGGGCAATCTCAAATGCTTGCATTTTGCATACTGATCCAGTAGTATCTGAGAAGTTGATTCTCTCAGGAGGCAAAGCAGCTTCTGAAGAAAAAGTCTATTTGGATGAAGTGAAAGGGTGTTCCCAAGATGAAGCAGATGCAAACTTTCAAGGGAAAGTGCATGAGTTCTCTTCTACAGCTGAGGAGCACAGACCCAGAGAAGCTGATTCACAAGAAGAATTTCAGGATTTTAATATGAgtaaaagaaagaggaaaaactgGTGGAAGCGCTTTGTGAACATCAGGAAAGGCGGTGAAGGAAATGCAGGGACAAATAAAACTCGAAGAATAAAGGTGAGGCAGAATAAAAAGAGGTGGCTGGAGTTCAGTGGCCTATACCTTGGACAAGAGGTTAGAGCACACAAAGGCCTAATCTGGAAAATGAAATTTAGTCCCTGTGGTCAGTATTTAGCAAGTGGAGGTGAAGATGGTGTTGTTTGCATATGGCGTGTTACATCACTGGATAAGTCCAGTATTTGTTCCACCACAGAAGACAGTACTTCTAATAGTAAAGTGGAATGTGACAACTCTTCTCCTCGGAACAAACACTCAAGTCAACCCTTCATTTTCCTTCCAAATAGTATTTTTCAAATTGAGGAATCACCACTGCAAGAATTCTTTGGTCATTCCAGTGATGTCTTGGATTTGGCTTGGTCTAATTCAGAT ATTCTCCTTTCATCTTCTATGGACAAGACTGTCCGCTTGTGGCAAATTGGTTGTAATCAATGTCTAAATGTTTTCCATCACAATGACTATG CAGTGACATGCATTCAGTTCAACCCTGTTGATGAAAATTACTTCATTAGTGGGTCCATTGATGGTAAGGTTCGAATATGGGGGATACGTGAAGAGCGAGTTATTGACTGGGCAGATATACGAGATGTCATAAGTGCTATAAGTTACCAGCAAGATGGGAAA GGATTTGTAGTTGGTTCTGTTACAGGCACTTGTTGTTTTTATGTTGCTTCTG GAACATATTTCCAGCTTGAGGCACAGATAGATGTCCATGGAAAAAAGAAAGTGTCAGGCAACAAGATTACCGGCATTCAG TTCTCCCAAAAAAACAGTCAGAGAATAATGATCACATCAGAAGATtctaaaatttgtatatttgatgGCACTGAGCTTGTTCAGAAATACAAAG GTCTTCCTAAGTCAGGAAGTCAGATGTCTGGTTCATTTACATCAAGTGGAAAAAATATAATCTCAGTTGGAGAGGACTCCCATGTATATATTTGGAACTTTGATGACATGGGAAATGCTTCTTCGAAACAGACGAAATCTGAACGCTCCTGTGAGTACTTTTTCTCTAAAGGTGTTACTGTTGCAATACCTTGGTCAGGAATGAAAGCAGATCAAAGGGACTCTAGTGGTAATTATTCCCACCGTTCTTCAGAAATGCCAACCCAACAGCTAGAGGTTGCCCCTGAGACTAGAGATCACGAACTTTTTTCTCTTGGTAATTGGTTCACCACTGATGGCTCGTGTCGAGGTTCTATGACTTGGCCTGAGGAGAAACTTCCTAGCTGGGATT
- the LOC100806747 gene encoding WD repeat-containing protein 44 isoform X4, translated as MSFDDSSISLGLERIRECSGAISNACILHTDPVVSEKLILSGGKAASEEKVYLDEVKGCSQDEADANFQGKVHEFSSTAEEHRPREADSQEEFQDFNMSKRKRKNWWKRFVNIRKGGEGNAGTNKTRRIKVRQNKKRWLEFSGLYLGQEVRAHKGLIWKMKFSPCGQYLASGGEDGVVCIWRVTSLDKSSICSTTEDSTSNSKVECDNSSPRNKHSSQPFIFLPNSIFQIEESPLQEFFGHSSDVLDLAWSNSDILLSSSMDKTVRLWQIGCNQCLNVFHHNDYVTCIQFNPVDENYFISGSIDGKVRIWGIREERVIDWADIRDVISAISYQQDGKGFVVGSVTGTCCFYVASGTYFQLEAQIDVHGKKKVSGNKITGIQFSQKNSQRIMITSEDSKICIFDGTELVQKYKGLPKSGSQMSGSFTSSGKNIISVGEDSHVYIWNFDDMGNASSKQTKSERSCEYFFSKGVTVAIPWSGMKADQRDSSGNYSHRSSEMPTQQLEVAPETRDHELFSLGNWFTTDGSCRGSMTWPEEKLPSWDLPIAEEDQQLSHKDNCHDRSVSETWGLSIVAAGCDGTIKTFHNFGLPVRL; from the exons ATGAGCTTTGATGATTCGTCCATCAGCTTGGGATTGGAGAGGATCAGGGAGTGCAGTGGGGCAATCTCAAATGCTTGCATTTTGCATACTGATCCAGTAGTATCTGAGAAGTTGATTCTCTCAGGAGGCAAAGCAGCTTCTGAAGAAAAAGTCTATTTGGATGAAGTGAAAGGGTGTTCCCAAGATGAAGCAGATGCAAACTTTCAAGGGAAAGTGCATGAGTTCTCTTCTACAGCTGAGGAGCACAGACCCAGAGAAGCTGATTCACAAGAAGAATTTCAGGATTTTAATATGAgtaaaagaaagaggaaaaactgGTGGAAGCGCTTTGTGAACATCAGGAAAGGCGGTGAAGGAAATGCAGGGACAAATAAAACTCGAAGAATAAAGGTGAGGCAGAATAAAAAGAGGTGGCTGGAGTTCAGTGGCCTATACCTTGGACAAGAGGTTAGAGCACACAAAGGCCTAATCTGGAAAATGAAATTTAGTCCCTGTGGTCAGTATTTAGCAAGTGGAGGTGAAGATGGTGTTGTTTGCATATGGCGTGTTACATCACTGGATAAGTCCAGTATTTGTTCCACCACAGAAGACAGTACTTCTAATAGTAAAGTGGAATGTGACAACTCTTCTCCTCGGAACAAACACTCAAGTCAACCCTTCATTTTCCTTCCAAATAGTATTTTTCAAATTGAGGAATCACCACTGCAAGAATTCTTTGGTCATTCCAGTGATGTCTTGGATTTGGCTTGGTCTAATTCAGAT ATTCTCCTTTCATCTTCTATGGACAAGACTGTCCGCTTGTGGCAAATTGGTTGTAATCAATGTCTAAATGTTTTCCATCACAATGACTATG TGACATGCATTCAGTTCAACCCTGTTGATGAAAATTACTTCATTAGTGGGTCCATTGATGGTAAGGTTCGAATATGGGGGATACGTGAAGAGCGAGTTATTGACTGGGCAGATATACGAGATGTCATAAGTGCTATAAGTTACCAGCAAGATGGGAAA GGATTTGTAGTTGGTTCTGTTACAGGCACTTGTTGTTTTTATGTTGCTTCTG GAACATATTTCCAGCTTGAGGCACAGATAGATGTCCATGGAAAAAAGAAAGTGTCAGGCAACAAGATTACCGGCATTCAG TTCTCCCAAAAAAACAGTCAGAGAATAATGATCACATCAGAAGATtctaaaatttgtatatttgatgGCACTGAGCTTGTTCAGAAATACAAAG GTCTTCCTAAGTCAGGAAGTCAGATGTCTGGTTCATTTACATCAAGTGGAAAAAATATAATCTCAGTTGGAGAGGACTCCCATGTATATATTTGGAACTTTGATGACATGGGAAATGCTTCTTCGAAACAGACGAAATCTGAACGCTCCTGTGAGTACTTTTTCTCTAAAGGTGTTACTGTTGCAATACCTTGGTCAGGAATGAAAGCAGATCAAAGGGACTCTAGTGGTAATTATTCCCACCGTTCTTCAGAAATGCCAACCCAACAGCTAGAGGTTGCCCCTGAGACTAGAGATCACGAACTTTTTTCTCTTGGTAATTGGTTCACCACTGATGGCTCGTGTCGAGGTTCTATGACTTGGCCTGAGGAGAAACTTCCTAGCTGGGATT
- the LOC100806747 gene encoding WD repeat-containing protein 44 isoform X3: protein MSFDDSSISLGLERIRECSGAISNACILHTDPVVSEKLILSGGKAASEEKVYLDEVKGCSQDEADANFQGKVHEFSSTAEEHRPREADSQEEFQDFNMSKRKRKNWWKRFVNIRKGGEGNAGTNKTRRIKVRQNKKRWLEFSGLYLGQEVRAHKGLIWKMKFSPCGQYLASGGEDGVVCIWRVTSLDKSSICSTTEDSTSNSKVECDNSSPRNKHSSQPFIFLPNSIFQIEESPLQEFFGHSSDVLDLAWSNSDILLSSSMDKTVRLWQIGCNQCLNVFHHNDYAVTCIQFNPVDENYFISGSIDGKVRIWGIREERVIDWADIRDVISAISYQQDGKGFVVGSVTGTCCFYVASGTYFQLEAQIDVHGKKKVSGNKITGIQFSQKNSQRIMITSEDSKICIFDGTELVQKYKGLPKSGSQMSGSFTSSGKNIISVGEDSHVYIWNFDDMGNASSKQTKSERSCEYFFSKGVTVAIPWSGMKADQRDSSGNYSHRSSEMPTQQLEVAPETRDHELFSLGNWFTTDGSCRGSMTWPEEKLPSWDLPIAEEDQQLSHKDNCHDRSVSETWGLSIVAAGCDGTIKTFHNFGLPVRL, encoded by the exons ATGAGCTTTGATGATTCGTCCATCAGCTTGGGATTGGAGAGGATCAGGGAGTGCAGTGGGGCAATCTCAAATGCTTGCATTTTGCATACTGATCCAGTAGTATCTGAGAAGTTGATTCTCTCAGGAGGCAAAGCAGCTTCTGAAGAAAAAGTCTATTTGGATGAAGTGAAAGGGTGTTCCCAAGATGAAGCAGATGCAAACTTTCAAGGGAAAGTGCATGAGTTCTCTTCTACAGCTGAGGAGCACAGACCCAGAGAAGCTGATTCACAAGAAGAATTTCAGGATTTTAATATGAgtaaaagaaagaggaaaaactgGTGGAAGCGCTTTGTGAACATCAGGAAAGGCGGTGAAGGAAATGCAGGGACAAATAAAACTCGAAGAATAAAGGTGAGGCAGAATAAAAAGAGGTGGCTGGAGTTCAGTGGCCTATACCTTGGACAAGAGGTTAGAGCACACAAAGGCCTAATCTGGAAAATGAAATTTAGTCCCTGTGGTCAGTATTTAGCAAGTGGAGGTGAAGATGGTGTTGTTTGCATATGGCGTGTTACATCACTGGATAAGTCCAGTATTTGTTCCACCACAGAAGACAGTACTTCTAATAGTAAAGTGGAATGTGACAACTCTTCTCCTCGGAACAAACACTCAAGTCAACCCTTCATTTTCCTTCCAAATAGTATTTTTCAAATTGAGGAATCACCACTGCAAGAATTCTTTGGTCATTCCAGTGATGTCTTGGATTTGGCTTGGTCTAATTCAGAT ATTCTCCTTTCATCTTCTATGGACAAGACTGTCCGCTTGTGGCAAATTGGTTGTAATCAATGTCTAAATGTTTTCCATCACAATGACTATG CAGTGACATGCATTCAGTTCAACCCTGTTGATGAAAATTACTTCATTAGTGGGTCCATTGATGGTAAGGTTCGAATATGGGGGATACGTGAAGAGCGAGTTATTGACTGGGCAGATATACGAGATGTCATAAGTGCTATAAGTTACCAGCAAGATGGGAAA GGATTTGTAGTTGGTTCTGTTACAGGCACTTGTTGTTTTTATGTTGCTTCTG GAACATATTTCCAGCTTGAGGCACAGATAGATGTCCATGGAAAAAAGAAAGTGTCAGGCAACAAGATTACCGGCATTCAG TTCTCCCAAAAAAACAGTCAGAGAATAATGATCACATCAGAAGATtctaaaatttgtatatttgatgGCACTGAGCTTGTTCAGAAATACAAAG GTCTTCCTAAGTCAGGAAGTCAGATGTCTGGTTCATTTACATCAAGTGGAAAAAATATAATCTCAGTTGGAGAGGACTCCCATGTATATATTTGGAACTTTGATGACATGGGAAATGCTTCTTCGAAACAGACGAAATCTGAACGCTCCTGTGAGTACTTTTTCTCTAAAGGTGTTACTGTTGCAATACCTTGGTCAGGAATGAAAGCAGATCAAAGGGACTCTAGTGGTAATTATTCCCACCGTTCTTCAGAAATGCCAACCCAACAGCTAGAGGTTGCCCCTGAGACTAGAGATCACGAACTTTTTTCTCTTGGTAATTGGTTCACCACTGATGGCTCGTGTCGAGGTTCTATGACTTGGCCTGAGGAGAAACTTCCTAGCTGGGATT